In Sphingobacterium zeae, one genomic interval encodes:
- a CDS encoding SusD/RagB family nutrient-binding outer membrane lipoprotein yields the protein MKISNILYTSLIGLSFIATSCSKSTFSDINTDPNRPAYVTTPTILVTAEKQMVSALRSEEISLRGAQLFTQYFSQNIYTDQSRYQIPTSYSDNYWTATYKSLNNLNEIIKLNTNESTKAIAAAGTAGTNANQIAIARILKAYAFQSLTDVFGDIPYESYGNKDADFEALQQDPDNLTPKYASQEKIYKDILNELQQAADTLAKYPTATTFGTADIIYKGSNSSWAKFANSLRLRVANRIKSKDATLAITHIADAIKKGVFTSNIDNAVFKYSKTSPNEAPLFRATVTANRKDFAISNVLIETLQGSRGPFKIVDPRLSKFAKPTSSGNAYFGQPYGLPLAAGNLFPVDKISLPSEIINAADYGEVLLEYAEVSFILAENNNWDQENYEKGVRASLEKWSVPANEIATYLGKLPAANMENVLSQKYLALFNQSIESWSEIRRTGYPLFLIKKGDITWSGTVEGKPVTYNFTPEVGNTIPSRLVYPLKEQSTNKTNYQTALARQGDDVISTKLWWNK from the coding sequence ATGAAAATATCAAACATATTATATACTTCATTAATTGGCTTATCCTTTATTGCTACTTCGTGCTCCAAATCCACGTTTAGTGATATCAACACAGATCCAAATAGACCGGCTTATGTCACAACACCTACGATCTTAGTGACGGCCGAAAAACAAATGGTCAGCGCATTGCGAAGTGAAGAAATCAGCCTACGAGGTGCACAGTTATTTACGCAATATTTCAGTCAAAACATCTATACAGATCAATCCCGTTATCAGATACCAACAAGCTATTCAGACAACTATTGGACAGCAACGTATAAATCCCTCAATAATTTAAATGAAATTATTAAGCTGAATACAAATGAATCAACCAAAGCAATTGCTGCTGCGGGAACTGCTGGTACAAATGCCAATCAAATTGCTATAGCAAGAATACTCAAAGCCTATGCCTTTCAATCTTTGACAGACGTTTTTGGAGATATTCCATACGAATCCTATGGGAATAAAGATGCAGATTTTGAAGCTCTGCAGCAGGATCCAGATAATCTGACACCAAAATATGCAAGTCAGGAGAAAATCTACAAAGATATTCTCAATGAATTACAGCAGGCCGCTGACACATTAGCCAAATATCCAACAGCTACGACTTTCGGAACAGCCGATATTATATATAAAGGATCAAATAGCAGCTGGGCGAAATTCGCCAATTCGTTACGTCTACGTGTTGCTAATCGTATCAAAAGCAAAGACGCAACTTTGGCAATAACACATATCGCCGATGCCATTAAAAAAGGTGTTTTTACCTCCAACATCGACAACGCGGTATTTAAATACTCCAAAACGTCACCAAATGAAGCACCATTGTTTAGAGCAACAGTAACAGCCAATCGAAAAGATTTTGCCATTTCCAATGTCCTCATTGAAACTTTACAGGGTAGCCGTGGTCCCTTTAAAATTGTAGATCCGCGTCTTTCAAAATTTGCTAAACCAACAAGCTCAGGAAATGCTTATTTCGGGCAACCGTATGGTCTTCCCCTCGCCGCAGGAAATCTATTTCCCGTTGACAAAATATCATTACCTAGTGAAATTATCAACGCCGCAGATTATGGAGAAGTACTTTTAGAATACGCGGAAGTTTCTTTTATTTTAGCGGAAAACAACAACTGGGATCAGGAAAATTACGAGAAGGGGGTTCGAGCTTCTCTTGAAAAATGGTCGGTGCCTGCTAATGAAATTGCAACCTATTTGGGTAAACTTCCCGCTGCAAATATGGAAAATGTACTTTCTCAAAAATACCTCGCACTTTTTAACCAAAGTATTGAATCTTGGTCCGAAATTAGAAGAACCGGTTATCCATTATTTCTAATCAAAAAAGGTGACATTACATGGAGTGGAACAGTAGAAGGTAAACCAGTTACATATAATTTTACTCCAGAGGTTGGAAATACAATACCTAGCCGCCTAGTGTATCCGTTGAAGGAGCAAAGTACTAATAAAACAAATTATCAAACTGCACTTGCCCGACAGGGGGATGACGTAATCAGCACCAAATTATGGTGGAATAAATAA
- a CDS encoding tetratricopeptide repeat protein: MDDQTLDRIDQLSEEGNIQCDEGNYQEAIRLWTEALDLVPSPQNVHAESLWLEASIGDAFFLLDDFTNALSHFEKAKQNIIENAYENPFIMLRLGQCYLHDNNSELAQEYLLRAYMMEGKDIFEDESPKYLTFLSNNIDLD, from the coding sequence ATGGATGATCAAACATTAGACAGAATAGACCAACTCAGCGAAGAAGGAAACATTCAATGTGACGAAGGCAACTATCAGGAAGCGATCCGCTTGTGGACCGAAGCACTTGATTTGGTACCAAGTCCGCAAAATGTTCACGCAGAAAGCCTCTGGCTCGAAGCCTCGATAGGAGATGCTTTTTTCTTACTCGACGACTTTACCAATGCGCTCTCCCATTTTGAAAAAGCAAAACAAAATATCATCGAAAATGCTTACGAAAATCCGTTTATTATGTTGCGGTTAGGACAATGCTACCTACACGACAATAATAGTGAGCTGGCTCAGGAATATCTCCTCCGGGCTTATATGATGGAAGGAAAAGATATTTTCGAGGATGAATCCCCCAAGTACCTTACATTCTTAAGTAATAATATCGATTTAGATTGA
- a CDS encoding TonB-dependent receptor encodes MKNRTRYMMFNCGIFLLLSAKLNAQEISLVVKDRENKPLRQANIKVDGKSVGYSNQFGQFNFAKKSLSNTIQLRVSYTGFSPVEKMVNLDTVQHPLIIQLNSTQVLDEIIVTAGRKAESISTVPSSVTILTTKEIEAQSQISTNLSAILGNTIPGLGTATNKATNSGQTLRGRSVLVLIDGIPQSTPLMNGQRDLRTIDPSVIERVEVIKGATSIYGNGSAGGIINYITRSPSKDATPIQGITSLRTTFNPVHSSGTMGYRLGQTFYGQKNKWNYTVSGSADYVGLQRDGDGVPLGQTDGLSNTYQYNAFLKAGYRIDSNSNITAVYNFYRSNQHNRYISQAGIYGQTPTIGVKGEDPGKPAGTPYNHNAMLTYNKNNLFASTSLTASAYYNTFRSMNRYVEKASAWYGPGQTQINSEKKGLRVNLNTPFQLLGSNADITYGIDLLNDVTDQNLTDGRVYIPYMNMLNIAPYAQVKIDFLENLIFKGGVRYENATVKIKDFNTIATGPNNEGSIAVKGGKIPYKGATFNAGLRYNKYAIFNPFISFSQGFAINELGRIVRRATDNDLDSLKTDPIITNNYEIGFSSNYSIFQLSAAYYYSTSKMGVELVDIGGYLMPQRLPEDVYGYEVALSANISQQLTIGGTYAYVEGKSKKDDGTKSYLNGSRISPKKATGYIYYTPIQPLTFQLFWVHTGSRDRFLPNEKGIYKNSEGPVKPVDVFNLNSNYHINKQWSIGMGIENLFNKNYYPVVSQYRALNEEYVKGQGMLASFNINYKF; translated from the coding sequence ATGAAGAATAGAACACGCTATATGATGTTCAATTGTGGAATCTTTTTGCTTCTAAGTGCTAAGCTAAATGCACAAGAAATATCCCTTGTTGTAAAAGACCGAGAAAATAAACCATTAAGGCAAGCGAATATCAAAGTTGATGGAAAGAGCGTAGGATATTCCAATCAATTTGGGCAATTCAATTTTGCAAAAAAAAGTTTAAGCAATACTATTCAATTACGGGTATCCTATACAGGCTTCTCTCCGGTTGAAAAAATGGTGAATTTAGATACCGTTCAACACCCCTTAATCATTCAGCTTAATTCTACCCAAGTTTTAGATGAGATCATTGTAACAGCAGGACGTAAAGCGGAAAGCATCTCCACAGTTCCTTCTTCAGTAACGATCTTGACCACAAAAGAAATTGAAGCCCAAAGCCAAATCAGCACCAATCTTTCCGCTATTTTAGGTAATACCATTCCTGGACTTGGAACTGCGACAAACAAAGCAACCAACTCCGGCCAGACCCTCCGTGGACGATCTGTATTGGTATTGATTGATGGAATTCCACAATCCACCCCCTTGATGAATGGACAACGCGATCTGCGGACCATCGATCCGAGTGTTATTGAGCGGGTTGAAGTTATCAAAGGTGCCACATCAATATATGGCAATGGATCTGCTGGTGGTATTATCAATTACATTACACGCAGTCCATCAAAAGACGCGACTCCTATCCAAGGAATCACAAGTTTGCGAACAACGTTCAACCCCGTCCATAGTTCAGGCACGATGGGATATCGTCTAGGACAGACATTTTACGGACAAAAAAATAAATGGAATTATACCGTCAGTGGATCCGCCGATTACGTTGGACTGCAACGCGACGGCGACGGTGTCCCCCTTGGTCAGACTGACGGTCTTTCGAACACCTATCAATACAACGCATTCTTAAAGGCTGGTTACCGCATCGATAGTAATTCTAATATAACGGCAGTGTACAACTTCTACAGAAGCAATCAACACAACAGATACATCAGCCAGGCAGGTATATATGGACAGACTCCTACGATAGGAGTAAAAGGCGAAGATCCAGGTAAACCGGCTGGAACTCCCTACAACCACAATGCCATGCTGACCTACAACAAAAACAATCTCTTTGCCTCCACATCTTTAACGGCATCAGCGTACTACAATACGTTTCGCTCCATGAATCGTTATGTCGAGAAAGCTTCTGCATGGTATGGTCCGGGACAAACACAAATCAATTCGGAGAAAAAAGGATTACGCGTTAATCTCAACACGCCATTTCAGCTATTGGGATCCAATGCGGACATTACCTATGGTATAGACTTATTAAATGATGTGACAGATCAGAATCTGACTGATGGAAGGGTTTATATCCCCTATATGAATATGTTAAACATTGCTCCATACGCCCAAGTTAAGATTGATTTCCTAGAAAATTTAATCTTTAAAGGCGGTGTACGCTATGAAAATGCAACCGTAAAAATCAAGGACTTCAATACCATTGCTACGGGTCCCAACAACGAGGGAAGTATTGCTGTAAAGGGTGGAAAGATCCCTTACAAAGGAGCAACCTTCAATGCAGGCTTACGTTATAACAAATATGCAATTTTTAACCCCTTCATTAGTTTCTCACAGGGTTTCGCGATTAACGAACTGGGTCGTATCGTCCGCAGAGCAACAGATAATGACCTAGACAGCCTAAAAACTGATCCGATCATTACCAACAATTATGAAATAGGATTTTCAAGTAATTATAGTATTTTCCAACTATCCGCCGCCTACTACTACAGTACATCTAAAATGGGAGTCGAACTTGTTGATATCGGTGGTTACCTGATGCCCCAACGCCTGCCAGAGGATGTATATGGATATGAAGTTGCATTAAGCGCTAACATTTCACAGCAATTGACCATTGGCGGAACTTATGCCTATGTAGAAGGGAAATCCAAAAAGGATGACGGAACAAAGTCCTACCTCAATGGCTCACGTATTTCTCCCAAAAAAGCAACGGGATATATTTACTACACGCCAATCCAACCCCTTACCTTTCAGCTTTTTTGGGTACATACAGGGTCACGGGACAGATTCCTTCCCAACGAAAAAGGAATATACAAAAACAGCGAGGGACCGGTCAAACCTGTTGATGTATTTAATTTAAATAGTAACTACCATATCAATAAACAATGGTCTATTGGTATGGGAATAGAGAACTTATTTAATAAAAACTATTATCCTGTGGTTAGTCAATACCGTGCCCTAAATGAAGAGTATGTAAAAGGACAAGGGATGTTGGCTTCGTTTAACATCAACTATAAATTTTGA